The Vicinamibacterales bacterium genome contains a region encoding:
- a CDS encoding NAD(P)H-binding protein: MRIFLTGASGYIGSAVLDALVRGGHQVTGLVRNSEKAGQVLARGATPLIGDLADPSSYQEAAVGHEGIIHAGFDGAHAVDVDRTAVETLLAAAQSRGTGAGDRVIVYTSGIWVLGPTSLPVAEDAPLNPAAIVEYRPAHEQRVVAAAGNGLRTIVVRPGIVYGGSRGIVGDLFRDASNGLVRVIGSGENHWPVVYDRDLGDLYARFAANPAASGIYHANDEGDERVNDIVEAIVTQVPGTPDVRRVPIDEAKAKHGAYALAMALDQRIRSPRAHALGWAPTLRSISGNTARLFEEWRAQEV; encoded by the coding sequence ATGCGTATCTTCCTGACTGGCGCGAGTGGTTACATCGGTTCGGCGGTTCTCGACGCGCTGGTGCGCGGCGGCCACCAGGTGACCGGCCTCGTCCGGAACTCCGAAAAGGCCGGGCAGGTGCTGGCGCGCGGCGCGACGCCGCTCATCGGCGACCTCGCGGACCCCTCGTCCTATCAGGAGGCCGCTGTTGGGCATGAAGGAATCATCCACGCAGGTTTCGACGGCGCGCACGCGGTGGATGTCGATCGCACGGCGGTCGAGACGCTGCTTGCTGCGGCACAGAGCAGGGGAACCGGCGCCGGCGATCGCGTGATCGTCTACACGTCCGGCATCTGGGTGCTCGGACCGACGTCCCTGCCGGTCGCCGAAGATGCGCCGCTCAATCCGGCGGCCATCGTGGAGTATCGTCCCGCCCACGAGCAGAGAGTTGTTGCGGCGGCCGGGAACGGGCTTCGCACGATCGTCGTGCGCCCCGGGATCGTCTATGGTGGCTCTCGGGGCATTGTCGGTGATCTGTTCCGGGACGCCTCGAACGGGCTCGTTCGAGTGATCGGCAGTGGGGAGAACCACTGGCCGGTCGTCTACGACCGCGACCTCGGTGACCTGTACGCGCGGTTCGCCGCCAACCCGGCCGCCTCGGGCATCTACCACGCCAACGACGAAGGCGACGAGCGGGTCAATGACATCGTCGAAGCGATCGTGACCCAGGTGCCGGGCACGCCCGACGTCCGGCGCGTGCCCATCGACGAAGCCAAGGCCAAGCACGGGGCCTATGCCCTGGCGATGGCGCTCGATCAGCGCATCCGCAGCCCCCGCGCCCATGCGTTGGGCTGGGCGCCGACGCTCCGATCCATTTCCGGCAACACCGCCCGCCTGTTCGAGGAATGGCGGGCACAGGAGGTCTGA
- a CDS encoding AMP-binding protein — protein MRRDTLVDFFRDLSNARGPFLVHDDGYRSREYSYGEVAQAAQAFAARLDDAGLRKGDKLVFWAENRPEWVAAFWGCILTGVVVVPIDYRSSIDFVRRVSAIVAARVVLVGNDVESPRPGERPVDGAAVWPMSELDWRDARPAPEVALSRDDIAQIMFTSGATAEPKGVLITHRNILANIVPIEGEILKYRRWGRPFFPLRFLNLLPLSHMFGQAMATFIPPMLPGTVVFMRGYNPAEILAQVKRRRVSVVVSVPKILDVLRDHVARTIPGASTPLVRPEPVAFRWWRYRAVHRAFGAKFWSFVVGAAPLDPALEEFWSRLGFLVIQGYGLTEAAPIVSLNHPFAARKGSVGRAIGGVEVRIAADGEILVRGENVTQGYFGADRETSAAFEDGWLHTGDIGDIDPGGQLFVRGRKKELVVTPEGLNVFPEDVERVLNQQAGVRDAAVVGRKTGSEERVHAVLLLDVSGDPEAVVRSANARLADHQRIRGASVWPGGELPRTEGTRKLKRLEIRDWVDSGRPAVTPRGTGGSLEALIARYRAGGEIRPETTIEELGLSSLERVELMVAIEEQFHATLDESRFAEARSLGDLQELVSQSTAAAAVARHDWQMPAWNRRPVVRGIRRASQALWLLPLTRLFARVRVEGLEHLGKIDGPVVFAANHQSHLDTPVILSALPGSWRRRIAVAMAKEFFQAHFHPEGHRWRQRVTSSAAYALASFFFNAFPLPQREAGARRTLRYIGDLMSEGSSLLIFPEGERTETGAIGSFRPGIGMIASRLDVWVVPVRLDGVDRVLHKSWKMARPGAVRVAFGAPLQLKGEDYAGLAARVEAEVRALGAGR, from the coding sequence ATGCGCCGCGACACGCTCGTTGATTTCTTCCGGGACCTCTCCAACGCCCGCGGCCCGTTTCTGGTGCACGACGACGGGTACCGAAGCCGGGAGTACAGCTATGGGGAGGTGGCGCAGGCGGCGCAGGCGTTCGCCGCGCGCCTCGACGATGCCGGCCTGAGGAAGGGCGACAAGCTGGTCTTCTGGGCCGAGAATCGGCCGGAATGGGTTGCCGCCTTCTGGGGTTGCATCCTGACCGGCGTGGTCGTCGTCCCGATCGACTACCGCTCGTCGATCGACTTCGTCCGGCGCGTCAGCGCGATTGTTGCCGCGCGCGTCGTGCTGGTCGGGAACGACGTCGAGTCGCCGAGGCCGGGCGAGCGACCCGTGGATGGGGCAGCCGTCTGGCCGATGTCCGAGCTCGACTGGCGTGACGCGAGGCCGGCGCCGGAGGTTGCGCTGAGCCGCGATGACATCGCGCAGATCATGTTCACATCAGGGGCGACCGCCGAACCGAAAGGCGTGCTCATCACGCATCGCAACATCCTCGCCAACATCGTCCCGATCGAGGGCGAGATCCTGAAGTACCGCCGGTGGGGACGGCCGTTCTTCCCGCTCCGCTTCCTGAATCTGCTCCCGCTCAGCCACATGTTCGGACAGGCGATGGCGACGTTCATCCCGCCGATGCTGCCCGGCACCGTCGTGTTCATGCGTGGCTACAACCCGGCGGAGATCCTCGCGCAGGTGAAGAGGCGGCGGGTCTCGGTCGTCGTGTCCGTACCGAAGATCCTCGATGTGCTCCGCGATCACGTCGCGCGCACGATCCCGGGCGCCTCGACACCTCTCGTGCGGCCCGAGCCTGTAGCCTTCCGATGGTGGCGCTACCGCGCCGTGCACCGGGCGTTCGGCGCGAAGTTCTGGAGCTTCGTGGTCGGTGCCGCGCCGCTCGATCCGGCGCTCGAAGAATTCTGGTCGCGCCTCGGCTTTCTCGTCATCCAGGGCTACGGCCTCACCGAAGCCGCCCCAATCGTCAGCCTCAATCACCCGTTTGCCGCCCGAAAGGGATCCGTCGGAAGGGCCATCGGCGGCGTGGAGGTGAGGATCGCGGCGGACGGCGAAATCCTGGTCCGCGGCGAGAACGTCACGCAGGGTTACTTCGGCGCGGACCGCGAGACCTCGGCGGCTTTCGAAGACGGCTGGCTGCACACTGGTGACATCGGCGACATCGACCCGGGCGGCCAGTTGTTCGTGCGCGGCCGGAAGAAGGAACTAGTCGTGACACCCGAAGGGCTGAACGTGTTCCCGGAGGACGTCGAGCGCGTCTTGAATCAGCAGGCCGGCGTGCGCGATGCGGCCGTCGTGGGCAGGAAGACCGGGAGTGAGGAACGCGTCCATGCCGTGCTGCTGCTCGATGTTTCCGGCGACCCGGAGGCCGTGGTCCGGTCAGCCAATGCCAGGCTCGCTGACCATCAGCGGATCCGCGGCGCGTCCGTGTGGCCCGGCGGAGAACTCCCGCGCACCGAGGGCACGCGGAAACTGAAGCGGCTGGAGATCAGGGACTGGGTGGACAGCGGTCGGCCGGCCGTGACGCCGCGTGGCACCGGCGGCAGTCTCGAAGCGCTCATCGCGCGATATCGCGCCGGCGGCGAGATCCGCCCCGAGACGACGATTGAGGAACTCGGGTTGAGCTCGCTCGAGCGCGTGGAATTGATGGTGGCCATCGAGGAGCAGTTCCACGCGACCCTCGACGAGTCGCGGTTCGCCGAGGCCAGGAGCCTTGGCGATCTCCAGGAACTCGTCTCCCAGTCGACGGCGGCCGCGGCCGTCGCTCGGCACGACTGGCAGATGCCGGCGTGGAATCGTCGGCCGGTCGTGCGCGGGATCCGTCGCGCCAGCCAGGCGCTGTGGCTGCTGCCCCTGACGCGGCTCTTCGCACGGGTCCGGGTCGAAGGGTTGGAGCACCTCGGGAAGATCGACGGCCCGGTGGTGTTCGCGGCGAACCACCAGAGTCACCTGGACACGCCCGTCATCCTGTCGGCGCTCCCCGGATCGTGGCGGCGGCGGATCGCGGTGGCGATGGCCAAGGAGTTCTTCCAGGCACACTTCCACCCGGAAGGGCACCGGTGGCGGCAACGGGTGACGAGCAGCGCCGCATACGCGCTCGCGTCCTTCTTCTTCAACGCCTTTCCACTCCCCCAGCGCGAAGCGGGCGCACGCCGGACGCTCCGGTACATCGGGGATCTGATGAGCGAGGGTTCGTCGTTGCTGATCTTCCCGGAAGGGGAGCGAACCGAGACCGGGGCGATTGGCTCGTTCCGCCCGGGGATCGGGATGATTGCGTCACGCCTTGACGTGTGGGTGGTCCCGGTGCGCCTCGATGGTGTGGACCGCGTCCTGCACAAGTCGTGGAAGATGGCGCGGCCCGGGGCCGTGCGCGTGGCCTTCGGTGCGCCGCTGCAACTGAAGGGCGAGGACTATGCCGGCCTGGCCGCCCGGGTGGAGGCGGAGGTCAGGGCTCTGGGAGCCGGACGGTAG